A single window of Alosa alosa isolate M-15738 ecotype Scorff River chromosome 11, AALO_Geno_1.1, whole genome shotgun sequence DNA harbors:
- the lactb gene encoding LOW QUALITY PROTEIN: serine beta-lactamase-like protein LACTB, mitochondrial (The sequence of the model RefSeq protein was modified relative to this genomic sequence to represent the inferred CDS: inserted 1 base in 1 codon), translating to MSRVLLLTLERVNVRCKDCPGRFRSYPLLTSRTNYSGKLSKGVLYQQPTRPYTGFKGQSVYQSFTKTRSKLWVLGLGAGFVLAFGLKHHAYNSESCNAETPYEPQTDLKYAEAIEISRDLVRRIKVQDEVGAPGMVIGVSVDGVQVWTEGMGYADLENRVPCGPDTVMRIASISKPLTAAAAXRLWEEGKLDLDAPVQKYVPEFPEKTFEGEAVTITPRLILSHLSGIRHYEKDAKKVREDKEKAKRLIKLPERNEKEEKNSAVSKEKAKAEDDRTSKTKEDKKKKEFEQEEYYLKDRFENVIQALDLFKNDPLIYKPGTTFLYSTHAFCLLSAVVERVAGQRFLDHMAKMFRELGMLNTVPDENDPIIYHRSRNYHLNKKGRVVNCPYVDNSYKWAGGGFLSTAGDLLLFGNALLYSYQLASLQDPSGRLPGFLKPHTAMALWSPVDKTEASWDKDGLYAQGWLVVEKLQKYGQCRSRRHYVSHTGGAVGASSVLLVLPSEFNGEADAGTRAQGQTLPQGVVVTIITNMQSVGLNTTALKIALEFDKTRSK from the exons ATGTCGCGTGTGTTACTCTTAACTCTGGAACGTGTGAACGTCAGATGTAAAGACTGTCCTGGACGATTTCGCTCTTATCCTTTGTTGACATCCCGAACAAACTACTCTGGCAAGCTGTCTAAAGGCGTTCTTTACCAACAACCAACGAGACCATACACAGGATTTAAAGGACAGAGTGTATACCAGTCATTTACTAAAACAAGGTCGAAGTTATGGGTTTTGGGTTTAGGGGCCGGATTTGTTTTAGCATTTGGGTTAAAACACCATGCGTATAACAGCGAGTCGTGCAATGCAGAGACACCCTACGAGCCTCAAACAGACTTGAAATATGCTGAAGCCATAGAAATTAGTAGAGATCTGGTTCGACGGATAAAGGTACAG GATGAGGTGGGGGCCCCAGGCATGGTGATTGGTGTGTCAGTGGATGGCGTACAGGTCTGGACTGAAG GAATGGGTTATGCTGATTTGGAGAACCGGGTGCCTTGCGGCCCAGACACGGTGATGCGTATTGCCAGTATCAGTAAGCCACTGACAGCAGCTGCTG GCCGCTTGTGGGAAGAGGGCAAGCTGGACCTTGATGCCCCTGTCCAGAAATACGTGCCTGAATTCCCTGAGAAAACATTTGAAGGAGAAGCT GTCACCATAACACCACGTCTGATTCTGTCTCACCTGAGTGGTATTCGCCACTATGAGAAGGATGCCAAGAAGGTGCGGGAGGACAAGGAGAAAGCCAAACGCCTTATCAAGCTACCTGAACGGAAtgagaaggaagaaaagaacAGTGCTGTGAGcaaagagaaagcaaaagctGAGGATGACCGcaccagcaagaccaaagaggaCAAGAAAAAGAAGGAGTTTGAACAGGAAGAGTACTACCTCAAAGACCGCTTTGAAAATGTCATCCAGGCCTTAGACCTTTTCAAGAACGACCCACTTATTTACAAACCAG GAACCACCTTCTTGTACTCCACCCATGCCTTCTGTCTGCTgagtgctgtggtggagagggtGGCTGGCCAGCGCTTCCTTGATCACATGGCCAAGATGTTCCGTGAACTGGGCATGCTCAATACTGTCCCTGATGAGAACGATCCCATCATCTATCACCGCTCCAG AAACTACCACCTCAATAAGAAAGGCCGCGTGGTGAATTGCCCGTATGTGGACAACTCCTACAAGTGGGCTGGGGGAGGTTTCCTCTCCACGGCGGGGGATCTACTTCTGTTTGGGAACGCCCTTCTCTACAGCTACCAGCTGGCCAGCCTCCAGGACCCCAGTGGTCGCCTGCCTGGCTTCCTCAAGCCCCACACGGCCATGGCCCTTTGGTCCCCAGTGGACAAGACCGAGGCCTCCTGGGACAAAGACGGCCTGTACGCGCAGGGCTGGCTGGTGGTGGAGAAGCTGCAGAAATATGGCCAGTGCCGGAGCCGCAGGCACTACGTCTCACATACAGGGGGCGCTGTGGGCGCCAGTAGCGTTCTGCTGGTGCTGCCGAGTGAGTTTAATGGCGAGGCAGACGCAGGGACCCGGGCACAGGGTCAGACTCTTCCTCAGGGTGTGGTGGTCACCATCATTACCAACATGCAGTCTGTGGGACTGAACACCACTGCACTGAAAATTGCCCTAGAGTTTGATAAGACCCGGAGTAAATGA